CGTTTTTCGCTAAGCCACCCCCGTCGTCGGCCCATGGACACTGGAGCCCTTGCACCGGCGCCGGTCACGGCCGCGGCGGCGGTCGCAGCacgaggggaaaccctagtcacTGTTGCCCCATCTCGCGGGTTGGGACGCCTGGTCGTGGGCCGCACTAGTGTTGGGCCGGGATTTGGGCCATGGGCCTGGGCTGGCAGCTCCGCTTCTGGGCCCAGCCTTAGCTGCCGTCCTGGTGGGCCGGCCTGCCCGGCCATCAGGCCTATCTGGCTGCCTTCGGGCTTTCCTCGCCCCCCATCCCATTCCTCCTCTCGTGCCCTAACCCTCGCTCTCCCGACCCCCGCCGCCAACCCCTCGCTCCCTCCCCCGTCGCCGCCGGCCCCCATGACCCGCGAGTGGCACGACGCGGGGACGCGCCCCAAGCGGCGCGCCGACGACCGCCGCCCTGAATCCTCCCGTGCGGAGGAGAGGCGCGACTCCTTCCGCCCGTCCCCCGATGCGATGCGCCATGAATCCGAGCTCCGCCGGCAGCTGTCCTCCCGCGGCGACCGCCGGTCTCCCGCCTACGACGACCACCGGTCCCCCTCTCGCCGATCTCCCCCTCGTGCGGACCGCCGTGGCCGCTCCCGCTCGCCTCCCCCAGCCGCGGACTGATGCGATGCGCGACGCCGGTCGCCTTCCCCTCCGCGCCGTCGGGATGCCAGCCGCTCCCCGGCCCGGGGCGGCCACGCTCGTTCACCTGGCCGCTCCCATGGGCAGCAGGCCCCTCCTCCCGCTGTCGCCGCGGTCCGTCGCTACCAGCCACCTCGGGGCGAGCCGAGTCTCCCCCCGGTCGGCAATGGGGCGGGACGGGGCCGGCCCGGGGGCAAGTGCAAGAAGAAGCGCGGGCTTTAGCGCGCAACCGGTTCTGCCCCCGCTAACGGCGCCCCCGGGATCTCGCCGCCTCGACTACGACCGCTCTCCTTCCCGATGACCGCTCTTCTGACCTCGTCAAGTGCTTCAACTGCGGCCTCTCCGGCCACTCCCAGGTGGCATGTACTCGCCCTCGGTGTTGCTACCACTGCTCGGACCCAGACCACCCCGCCTTCCTTTGCCCTGACCGCCCGGTGGCGGAGGAGCTGATGATGTACGGGCACGGGATTAAGGGCCTCGGCTACTTCCACATCGAGGTGCCCGACATCCCCGCCCCCTCACCGTCGCTCCTGGCCATTGTTACTGTGAAGGAATGGGTGGCCTCGCCGGAGATGATTGAGGCCGAGCACAACCACCTCTACCTCAGCACCTGGGATTGGCAGGTCACCTTACTCTCTGGAGGTCAGTTCTCGGTCGTCTTCCCGGACGCGGTCAGCCACGGGTACGGCACCCGCAGCGGAGACATCACCCTAGCCCTCAACAAGTTAGTGGTTGACATCTCTGTGCCGGTGCGGGACCCCTTGGCGGTCGCGGTCTTGGACACGGCCTGGATCATCATTGGTGGCCTCCCGGACATCGCCCGCTCCGAGCGGGTCATCCGGAACATGTCTCGCATCCTCGGCAAGGTGGTGGTGGTCGATGAGCTCTCCCTCCGCAAGGAGGAGGAGGTCCGGGTTAAGGTCAAATCTCTCGACTCCTCCAAGCTCCGTGCCACCATCCGAGTGTTCTTTAACGACCAGGGCTTTGACCTCCGCATCTCCTCCGAGCCTCCCAACCACATTGGCCGCCCTCGCATCGACGACAGCTTCCTAGGGGGCGGCCCAGCTAGGGGTGGCGCCGGTGGCCACCGCAGCGACCGCGACCCTCGTCACGGCCACTCCTCTGGCTCGGACGACGACGACTTCGAGGACAGCCCCCACCACGACCAGCCGCCTGTGCCGGCCGCCAGGTGTGGGGGTGGGGCGGGTCGTACCCACGCGGCAGCTCCCCCGACCCCCGATGACGGCCTCGACACTTCTGATGTCAGCCTCCAGGTCTTTCCGGCTTCTTCGCCCCGCTCCCCCGACGACATCTCCCTCGGCATCTTCGCCCCCTCTCCAGCCAGGGCCGACCCGGCGCTGCCCGACCCGACCCCCACCGCGCCCGATCTCCAGTTGGCGCCGCTGGGGGCCTCGGCCCCGGACCTGGCTTCGCTCCTTCCGGTGCCTCCGGAAGTTGCTCCTTGCTCTCCGCTCGGCCGGTCAGTCCGCCCGTGAGGGAGGACGCGCCTGCGGACCCACCTCCCTCCCCTGGCGTTCCCTGCGTGACGACCCATGCTCCTCTCCTGGCGCCTTCGAGCTCTACTTCCGCGGGCCTGGCGGTAGTGGTGACCACTCCGGTGGCCGCCCCCCGCTCCCCCTCGGACTGCGGCCTACTCCAGGAGGGGCCGTTCGACCTCGTCCCCGGTGTCCTCTTCGCGCTGCAGTGCTCGGATTGAGGCGGCCAGGGCGACGGGTGGCCCGGCCCTCCCCATCCCTGAGCTGGCCGCCCTCCGGGCCGCTGCCCGGAACCTCGAGTCAGGTACCATGATCATCCCGGCCACCTCTGCTACGTGCTCCTTTTCTGCTTTGGAGTCGGCTCCGCTTGGCCACCTCGCTAAGGTGGCAGCGGACTCGGCCATAGTGTTCCGCGGGGAGGTTGCCCCCCCGCTAGTCCAGATAGAAGCCATCCGTGCACGGGAGATCCTTGATGGTCGGCTCGCCGAGGCCCgtgcacgccccccccccccccccgccgctgGAGCGACGCTCGGGACCACCCCGAGCGCCTCTTCCCGCGCGCCAGCCGCCCCGGCTGAGATCCGGGGCCGTACTCGCTCCCGTACCGCCGCCCTCCGCGCCCAGAGCGCGTCACGTGTCTTCGGGTCAAGCAGCCCCCCGATGGATGCGTGATGCGAGCCCTATTCTGGAACATCCGCGATTTCGGCCAAGATGGTCGGCGCCGCCAACTCATTGAGTACATGCATACTGAGCGAATCGACATTGTAGCCATTCAGGAAACGATGCGTACTGAATTCTCCCTGTCGGAGCTTGAGCATCTGAGCTCCGACCTGTTCGGCTGGCACTGGCTCCCTTCTAGTGGGAGTACAGGTCACTCAGGTGGCATCCTCCTAGGTGTGAAGGATGCCACCCTTGAGGTTGGGGGCATGGACCGGGGCGAGTTCTTTGTTAGCATGGAGATCTTCGAAAGGTCCCTAAATTTTAAATGGGTGATCATTGCGGTTTATGGTCCGGCCGACCACCGCAGGTCGGGGACCTTCCTCGCTGAGCTCCGGAGGAAGGTTGCGTCGGCTCAATTTCTGGTAGTAGTGGGCGGCGATTTCAACCTCATCCGGACGGAAGAAGACAAGAGCAATAATCTAGTGAACTTTCCTCGGATGCAGCTTTTCAATGATTGCATCGTTGATATGGGGCTGCGGGAACTTGATCGTGTCGGGGCCAGGTTCACATGGACTAACCGCCAGGTTGATCCGACTCGCTCGGTCCTCGATCGAGTTTTCGCCTCCCCTGAGTGGGACATTCGGTGTCCCCTAGCATCGCTGCGGGCGATCACGCGGATTAATTCCGACCACGTACCCCTTCTCCTCTGTTTGGAGAATGAGTGTCCCCCCGCTGCCGCCACGCTTCCGTTTCGAGACCTTCTGGTTGCGTCAACCAGGCTTCACTGCCGCGGTGGTCGCCAGGTGGCGTGAGGCGAGGGACGCCCCCCATAGGGCACTGTCGGCCGTCGATTCTTGGCATTTCTGCGCCAAGCGGTCGCGGCAATTCATGAAAGGATGGGGTGCTAACGTGGGTCGGGACATTCGTGAGCAGAAGAAGGCTCTCCTTGAGAGCATCCAGGCCCTCGACCTGCGGGCTGACGCCGCTGGTCTTTCGGCAGACGAATGGATGCTCAGGTACGACTTGGAAGATCAGCTCACGGTCATCTACACTGACGAGGAGGCCTACTGGCGCTTGCGAGGTACGCAGAATTGGGTCCTCAAGGGGGACGCTAATACTGCCTACTTCCAGGCTATTGCTAATGGCCGTAGGCGCCACAATTCCATCCCCCTCCTGTGGGATGGTCCGACCCTCCTTCAGCGGCCGGAGGACATCCAGGGCGCATGTTGATGGCCTCTACAGAGACCTATTCTCTGCCTCCCCTCGGGGAGGTCTTGCCCTTGCGCAAGACATTTGGCTTGCCCACTGCTGCGTCTCACCTGCGGATAACGCGGCCCTCACGGCCCCGATCTCGGAGGAGGAGGTTTGGGCGGCTATTAAGGGCATGAACCCCTCCTCGGCCCCAGGCCCGGATGGCCTCCCAGTGAAGTTCTTCCAGACCTTCTGGGAGGTGATCAAACCCGAGGTGATATCCCTATTCGACGAGTTCATGGCTGGGACCATTGACCTCGGCCGGCTGAATTATGGGGTAATCACTCTCATCCCTAAGGTGACGGGTGCCTCGGACATCTGGCAATTTCGGCCGATTACAGTGATTAACGTCATCTTCCGCATCCTAGCCAGGGGGTACGCCATTAGGGTGGCCCCTATAGTTGACCGGATCACTCACCCTGACCAGTCGGCCTTCATTCAGTGCCGCTATATCCTTGATGGAGTCCTAGTGTTCCACGAAGCTCTCCATGAGGTGCACCCCAAGCACCTCAAGGCAGTCTTCCTGAAACTGGACTTCCACAAGGCGTATGACACGGTCAGCTGGACCTTCCTTTGGGAATGTTTGCTTCGGAAAGGCTTCGACGATCGGTGGGTGACCAGAGTAATGCAGATGGTATCCTCAGGCCGCACAGCAGTGAACATTAATGGGGAGATCGGCCCGTTCTTCCCCACGTTCTGTGGGGTCCGCCAGGGTGACCCCTTCTCCCCATTCCTGTTCAACATAGTTGTTGATGCGCTGGCGGCCATTCTCGATAAGGCCAAGGCGGCGGGACACATTAAGGGGATTGTCCCGCACCTTGTTGGAGGCAACGGGGTCTCCCTCCTCCAATATGCAGACGACACCATTATCATGGTGGAGGGTTCTGAGAGTGATATCTCGAACCTCAAGTTCCTCTTATTGTGCTTCCAGCAGATGTCCGGCCTTAGGATCAACTTTGACAAGAGTGAGGTTATGGTCTTGGGCTACGCCCAAGATGAGCGGCAGAGCATAGCGGACCGGCTTAACTGCCAGCTTGGGTGCTTCCCCACGACCTATCTAGGGATACCCATTAGTGAGTCCGGGCTTACGGTGGCCGAGCTGCGCCCCACGGTGGGGAAGCTCCAACACCAGATCGAGCCCTGGCAGGGTCGGTGGCTCTCGAAAGCGGCCCGTTCGATGCTCATTAACTCGTCCCTCTCCAGCCTCCTATTATTCATCATGAGCTTCTACAGCCTTCCGGAGACTCTTCATCATGAGATTGCCACCGTTCAGGGACGCTTTTTCTGGGCCGACGTGGGAGATAAGCAGAAATACCACATGGTCAGGTGGTCTGAGATCTGCAAACCTCGCGACCAGGGCGGCCTCGGGATCATGTCCTCCAAACGCATGAATATTGCCCTTCTGACTCGGTGGCTCTGGAGGATTAGCAACGGAGATGGTGGCCTGTGGCTGCACATTATTCAGCAGAAATACCTCCGAGGCCAGCCTCTCGCCTTCTGTCAGCGATCTGGGGGCTCCCAGTTCTGGCAATCCATCATTCAGCTCCTCCTTGTCCTCCGGATCGGGACCTATCGAGATTGGCTCCGGCACCGCCATGCTGTTCTCGTTCAATCGCTGGACTGGTGACACACCCCTGGCAGCCCGTTTTCCGGACATGTTCTCCATCGCAGTTGCCCCTCAGATCTCCGTGGCGACCgcccttattgacttagggcaCCTTGCGTTCCGGAGGCCTTTTGGTCCTGCTGAGAATGCGGACTCGCAGGAGTTGCTTGACTGTATTGCTCTCCATGAGCCGGATCTCATGTCTGACGATGACCGCGCCAGGTGGCGCCTCGAGCCGTCTGGTCAATTCTCCACCAAATCTCTCTATCTGGCCATCGCCCCCTCGCTCGGCCATGAGGCCCTTTCCTCCATTTGGGAGATTCGCCTCCCCCTGAAAATTAGGATCTTCCTATGGCAGTGGATTCGCGGCCGCCTTCCTTCCGACGTTGAGTTTTTGAAGCGCAATGGCCCTGGTGATGGGCGTTGCCCGCTCTGTGGGCCTGAAGAAGATTTGAACCATATCTTCTTCACCTACGTGTCTGCGCAGTTCCTTTGGAGCTGTTTCCGCGAGATTGTGGGTGGAAGCTGGGTTCATACCAACTTCCCCGCTCTCTTTGTCGAACTCCAGGCAATCCCCCCCGCGTTACGCCACATTAGGTGGCTGACCATTGGGGTCCTTGCCTGGACGCTGTGGACTGTTAGGAATAAACTTGTGATTCGGCGTATCCCTCTTTGTCGCGCTACTGACGCTTTGTTCAAATGGTCTGGTTACTTGCAGctttggcggccgcttagccgcccCAGGGAGAGAGACGCCATCACCTCCATCATCACACAGCTTCGCGCGATGGCTCTCCGGATGGCTCCACCGCTCCCACCTCCACCACCTGAGCCAGATTAGATCTTCTTCTGCAtcatcgccgccgccgtttgTTGTCTGTGCGCCCCTTGTTGATTTGTTAGGCTTGTTGTGCTGTGCCCACAGCTGTACCCGTGTTGTGTGTTGTTTTTCGTACGTTTGTGTTGGACCTTCGTGCGGTGGCgttgggtgtgtgtgtgtttcgAATGGTACCTTGTGGACTTTGTGCTCGGtggttgctttatttataaagcagGGCGAAAGCCTTTTCAGTAAAGCGACATGTTAGTAGCAGAGTTGTGAGCGATTTTCTAACTGAATTTCTAGCGAACGGCTCAAAATAGTTGCAGGAAACCTCTGATTCAAGTGGGACGTGGCGCTAGATATTTGGCAATCTCAGGTGTCACTCCAACCTAACGAGGAAAGTCATTTCTTTTGGTGGGGGTATGTGTAACTGTGAAGATTGTGAGGGGTTTTCTTTTTTGAAATAAAAGGTAGATCATTCTACCTTATGCATTTCAAAACAGGCCACAACCTGATGACCAAAAAGGTCAATTACATGAAACTTATGTTACGCACCATGGTGCAGAGGCCATAAGTTGCctaggaaaagaaaagaaaaacagggGGTTGAGAAGGGATTACATGGCATCTGTTAAGTATCTATGCTAGGAACTAAGTTGATGCACCCAGAAAGCTATAGACTCCTTGTCCCTTGTGTGCATAGCCCTATTCATCCAAAGGGATAAAAGTTGGACAACATATTGTCTGATGTAGGAAGGTGACCAACGGTTGCGATGAAAAACCCTGTCATTTCTTGCGTGCCATAGTGTGACAGCACAGGCAGCAAAAAGAACATGCACTTTCCGGGCAGAAGGCCAGCAGAGATGTAGTTATTGCACGAACTCCATGATGTCCAGGGAGCGGGAGGCATGACTGGCCATATTCAACTTGCTCCAAACTGCATTAGCCGGTGCACAGTGCAGAATTATATGACTGATAGATTCAGTGGTCGGGCAGATATCGCACCCAGGATGAGAGGCAACAGAAAACCATCCCTTCTTTGTCATATTGTCCCGCGTGTTGAGTCGTCTCCAAAAAGCAAGCCATAGAAAAATCTGATCTTTGAGAGGGATGATAGGATCCCAGATCCAATGCGCGAACGGATAAGACATGCCTCTGAAATTCAGCAACCCATAGATATACGCTGTACTGACCTCTCTGTTGCAGATGGTAGTTCGACGGAGGTCTGGGTGCGCCTGAAGGAAagattgatgttaaatcacatggcgatgtgaactagattattgactctagtgcaagtgggagactgaaggaaatatgccctagaggcaatatatttatttccttatttcatgataaatgtttattattcatgctagaattgtattaaccggaaactccatacatgtgtgaatacatagacaaaacatagtgtcactagtatgcctctacttgatcagctcgttgattaaagatggttgagtttcctggccatagacatgagttgtcatttgattaacggggtcacatcattaggagaatgatgtgattgacttgacccattccgttagcttagcacttgatcgtttagtatgttgctattgctttcttcatgacttatacatgttcctatgactatgagattatgcaactcccgtttaccggagaaacactttgtgtgctaccaaacgtcacaacataactgggtgattataaaggtgctctacaggtgtctccgaaggtacttgttgagttggcatatttcgagattaggatttgtcactccgattatcggagaggtatctgtgggcccactcggtaatacacatcactataagcattgcaagcattgtaactaatgagttagttcgaaatgatgtattacggaatgagtaaagagattGAGATtgactaggtattgagataccgacgatcaaatctcgggcaagtaacatatcgatgacaaagggaacaacgtatgttgttatgcggtttgaccgataaagatcttcgtagaatatgtgggagccaatatgagcatccaggttccgctattggttattgaccggagacgtgtctcggtcatgtctacatagttctcgaacccgtagggtccgcacgcttaaagttcggtgacgatcggtattatgagtttatgtgttttgatgtaccgaaggtagttcggagtcccggatgagatcggggacatgacgaggagtctctaaatggccgagacgtaaagatcgatatattggacgactatattcggacttcggaaaggttccgagtgattcaggtattttctggagtaccggagagttacgggaattcgccggggagtatatgggccttattgggctttaggggaaagagagaggggaggctgcgccacccccaaggcttagtccgaattggactagggggaggggcggcgccccctccttccttctcttctcgttgccctttccttctctcctactcctactacttggaagggctcctagttctactaggaaaaggggaatcctactcccgatgggagtaggactcccctagggcgcgccatagagagggtcggccctccccctcctccactcctttatatacggggagggggcaccccttggcgacacaacaattgatctcttgatcttttagccgcgtgcggtgccctcctccaccatatttcacctcgataatatcgtagcggtgcttaggcgaagccctgcgtcggtagcatcatcatcaccgtcaccacgccatcgtgctgacggaactctccctgaaagctcggctggatcggagttcgagggaagtcatcgagctgaacgtgtgctgaactcggaggtgccgtacgttcggtacttggatcggtcggatcgtgaagacgtacgactacatcaaccgcattgtgctaacgcttccgctttcggtctacgagggtacgtggacacactctcccctctcgttgctatgcatcaccatgatcctgtgtgtgcgtaggaatttttttaaattactacgttccccaacagcgccATAGTGGGCAGCACATTGAGCAGAAGAGAGTTGAGACGATGCAGCTCCTGAACCGCAGTTGTTGAGAGGTTAGGGTGCAACTGAACTGTTGGgtatcgttgcagaaattaaaatttttatacgcatcaccaagaacaatctatggagtcttctagcaacgagagggagaagagtgcatctacatacccttgtagatcgcgagcggaagcgttcaagtgaacggggttgatggagtcgtactcgtcgtgatccaaatcaccgatgaccgagcgccgaacggacggcacctccgcgttcaacacacgtacagttggggaagacgtctcctccttcttgatccagcaagggggagggagaggttgatggagatccagcagcacgacgacgtggtggtggaagcagcggggatctcggcagggctttgccaagctcagcgagagggagaggtgtcacgggagggagagggaggcgccaggggcttgggtgcggctgccctccctccccctctttatataggggtccaggggggcgccggcccccagagatcccatctcaaggggggcggcggccaaggggggggggacttgccccccaagtcaagtggggcccccccaaccctagggtttccaaccctaggcgcaggagaggcccaaggggggcgcaccagcccaccaggggctggttcccttccccacttcagcccatggggccctccgggataggtggccccacccgatggacccccgggacccttccggtggtcccggtacaataccggtgacccccgaaactttcccggtggccgaaactggacttcctatatacaattcttcacctccggaccattccggaactcctcgtgacgtccgagatctcattcgggactccgaacaactttcgggttaccacatactaatatctctacaaccctagcatcaccgaaccttaagtgtgtagaccctacgggttcgggagacatgcagacatgaccgagacgactctgcggtcaataaccaacagcgggatctggatacccatgttggctcccacatgttccacgatgatctcatcggatgaaccacgatgttgaggattcaattaatcccgtatacaattccctttgtcaatcggtacgttacttgcccgagattcgatcgccggtatcccaataccttgttcaatctcgttaccggcaagtcactttactcgtaccgtaatgcatgatcccgtgaccaaaaacttggtcacattgagctcattatgatgatgcattaccgagtgggcccagagatacctctccgtcatacggagtgacaaatcccagtctcgattcgtgccaacccaacagacactttcggagatacccgtagtgcacctttatagccacccagttacgttgtgacgtttggcacacccaaagcactcctatggtatccgggagttgcacaatctcatggtctaaggaaatgatacttgacatttggaaaagctctagcaaacgaactacacgatcttgtgctatgcttaggattgggtcttgtccatcacatcattctcctaatgatgtgatcccgttatcaatgacatccaatgtccatagtcaggaaaccatgactatctgttgatcaacgagctagtcaactagaggctcactagggacatgttgtggtctatgtattcacacatgtattacgatttccggataacacaattatagcatgaacaatagacaattatcatgaacagggaaatataataataaccattttattattgcctctagggcatatttccaacagtctcccacttgcactagagtcaataatctagttacattgtgatgaatcgaacacccatagagttctggtgttgatcatgttttgctctagggagaggtttagtcaacggatctgctacattcaggtctgtatgtactttacaaatatctatgtctccattttgaacactttcatgaatggagttgaagcgacgcttgatatgcctgggcttcctgtgaaacctgggccccttggcaagggcaatagctccagtgttgtcacagaagagagtcgtCGGGCCCcgcgcattgggaataactcctaggtcggtaatgaactccttcacccagattgcttcttgtgctgcctctgaggccgccatgtattccgcttcacatgtagatcccgccacaacgctttgcttgcaactgcaccagcttactgccccaccattcaaaatatacacgtatccggtttctgacttagagtcatccagatctgtgtcgaagcttgcatcgacgtaaccctttacgacgagctcttcgtcacctccatatacgagaaacatatccttagtcctcttcaggtacttcaggctattcttgaccactgtccagtgttccatgccgggattactttggtaccttcataccaaacttacagcaaggtttacatcaggtctggtacacagcatggcatacataatagaccctatggccgaggcataggggacgacactcatcttttctctatcttctgccgtggtcgggcattgagccgtgctcaattgcacaccttgcaatacaggcaagaaccccttcttggactggtccat
This sequence is a window from Aegilops tauschii subsp. strangulata cultivar AL8/78 chromosome 7, Aet v6.0, whole genome shotgun sequence. Protein-coding genes within it:
- the LOC141027310 gene encoding uncharacterized protein, which produces MRTEFSLSELEHLSSDLFGWHWLPSSGSTGHSGGILLGVKDATLEVGGMDRGEFFVSMEIFERSLNFKWVIIAVYGPADHRRSGTFLAELRRKVASAQFLVVVGGDFNLIRTEEDKSNNLVNFPRMQLFNDCIVDMGLRELDRVGARMSVPPLPPRFRFETFWLRQPGFTAAVVARWREARDAPHRALSAVDSWHFCAKRSRQFMKGWGANVGRDIREQKKALLESIQALDLRADAAGLSADEWMLRYDLEDQLTVIYTDEEAYWRLRGTQNWVLKGDANTAYFQAIANGRRRHNSIPLLWDGPTLLQRPEDIQGAC
- the LOC120969010 gene encoding uncharacterized protein, with protein sequence MFSIAVAPQISVATALIDLGHLAFRRPFGPAENADSQELLDCIALHEPDLMSDDDRARWRLEPSGQFSTKSLYLAIAPSLGHEALSSIWEIRLPLKIRIFLWQWIRGRLPSDVEFLKRNGPGDGRCPLCGPEEDLNHIFFTYVSAQFLWSCFREIVGGSWVHTNFPALFVELQLWRPLSRPRERDAITSIITQLRAMALRMAPPLPPPPPEPD